GACTTATAAGGAGGTGTGTCTCGTGGCTAAAAAAGTAATTAAAATGGTTAAATTGCAAATTCCTGCTGGTAAAGCGAATCCGGCACCGCCAGTCGGTCCTGCATTAGGTCAAGCTGGTGTAAACATCATGGGATTCTGTAAGGAGTTCAACGCTCGTACAGCAGATCAAGCTGGTCTAATTATTCCTGTTGAAATCACGGTATTTGAAGACCGTTCATTTACATTCATTACAAAAACTCCGCCGGCTGCAGTATTGCTTAAGAAAGTAGCTGGTATCGAGTCTGGTTCTGGTGAACCTAACCGTAATAAAGTTGCTACAGTCAAGCGTGATCAAGTGCGCGAGATTGCTGAAACTAAAATGCCTGACCTAAACGCTGCAAGCGTTGAAGCTGCAATGCGTATGGTTGAAGGTACTGCTCGCAGCATGGGTATTGTCATCGAAGACTAATCCATGTAATTGCTATTTGTTTCTACGGGGTTGCGATTGATACTCGCAACCTTTATTCGTGGGAGGTCATTCCGTTAAAACCACAATTTAGGAGGATTTATATCATGGCGAAAAAAGGTAAAAAGTATCTTGAAGCAGCTAAGCTTGTAGAAGTTTCTAAGGCTTATGCTGTAACTGAAGCAATCGAAGTTGCTAAAAAAGCAAACTTCGCAAAATTCGATGCGACTGTTGAAGTTGCTTTCCGTTTAGGCGTAGACCCTAAGAAAGCTGACCAACAAATTCGTGGAGCTGTTGTTCTGCCGAATGGTACTGGTAAAACTCAACGCGTATTAGTGTTCGCTAAAGGCGAAAAAGCAAAAGAAGCGGAAGCTGCTGGTGCTGACTACGTTGGCGAATCTGACTACATCAACAAAATCCAACAAGGATGGTTCGAATTCGATGTAATCGTTGCGACTCCAGACATGATGGGTGAAGTTGGTAAACTTGGCCGTGTATTAGGACCTAAAGGTTTAATGCCTAACCCTAAAACTGGCACAGTAACTTTCGATGTAACGAAAGCTGTTAATGAAATCAAAGCTGGTAAAGTTGAATACCGCGTAGATAAAGCTGGTAACATCCATGCTCCAATCGGTAAAGTATCTTTCGAAGATGCTAAACTAGTGGAAAACTTCACTACTATCTATGATACATTAATGAAAGTTAAACCTGCGGCTGCTAAAGGAACTTACATGAAAAATGTTTCTGTAACAACTACAATGGGCCCTGGTGTGAAAGTTGATCCTTCTACTTTCAATAAATAATTGACATATCAAAACTATTATTGTTATAATAAGTTTTGTTGTGAATAAATGAATACTATTTGTACCGTAGACAGTAGGTGCTCATTACGAGCTTAATTCCCTGCCGAGGTAATTCGATAATAATAGTCCTAGACTATGACTTTTGAAATTACTGCCTTCATGTCTGCAATAGAGATGAAGGCTTTTTCTTTGAAACGGTATAAATGTTTTCAAGCAAATCTACAGGAGGTGTAAGGATGAACGCAATTATTGAACAAAAGCAAAAAATCGTTGCTGAGATTTCTGATAAGTTAACTTCAAGCCAATCAACAGTAGTTGTTGACTACCGTGGATTGACTGTTGCTGAAGTAACAGAACTTCGTAAGCAACTTCGTGAAGCTGGCGTTGAGTTTAAAGTTTACAAAAACTCTATGACTCGCCGTGCTGCTGAAAGTGCTGAACTTAGCGCTTTGAACGAATCATTAACAGGTCCAAACGCAATTGCATTCTCAACTGAAGATGTTATTGCGCCAGCAAAAATCCTTAACGATTTTGCGAAAAAACATGAAGCTTTAGAAATCAAAGCTGGAGTTATCGAAGGAAATGTTGCAACTGCTGAAGAAATTAAAGCTCTTGCAGAACTACCTTCACGCGAAGGCCTACTTTCAATGCTACTCAGCGTGCTACAAGCACCTATGCGCGGACTTGCTCTTGCTACAAAAGCTGTTGCAGAGCAAAAAGAAGAACAAGGCGCGTAAGCTAACCGCTTATCTAGCCTATTGATTCAAAAAAAACCAACCATTTCGAGGAGGAAATAAAAATGACTAAAGATCAAATCATTGAAGCAGTTAAAAATATGACTGTTTTAGAATTAAACGACCTTGTAAAAGCAATCGAAGAAGAATTCGGCGTAACTGCAGCTGCACCTGTAGCTGTAGCTGCTGCTGGTGGCGCTGCTGCTGAAGAAAAAACTGAGTTTGATGTAATCCTTACATCTGCTGGAGATCAAAAAATCAAAGTTATCAAAGCTGTACGTGAAGTTACAGGTCTTGGACTTAAAGAAGCAAAAGAACTTGTTGACAACACTCCAAAAGCAATCAAAGAAGCTGCTTCTAAAGAAGAAGCTGAAGAAATCAAAGCTAAACTTGAAGAAGTTGGAGCTGGCGTTGAAGTTAAGTAATCTTGCATAAACAAAAAGCTCGCTATCACTGGCGGGCTTTTTTTCTTCATTTTTAAAGAAATGACGGAAACTAGCCGTTAATGGTTTGGTAACGAGAGGATTTCGTTATTAGAACATTCCGGCGTGCAAGCATCCATTCTTCAATTCTCTTCTCTCATTAAATCTTCAATATTCCTTTCTGATAGGGGGAGATGACTCTGACAGAGCATTACTACTCACATAAACCGGATGTCGTAAGCAATCCGAAATTTTGGGATTTCACATTAAAGGGACGTACATTTCGCTTCAAAAGTGATAATGGTGTTTTTTCGAAAAAGGAAGTTGATTTCGGATCGCGTCTTTTGGTTGAGAGTTTTAACCTTGATGAAGCTGTAAAAGGAGATATTCTTGATGTTGGTTGCGGATATGGACCAATCGGAATATCGATTGCGGCAGCTTATCCCGAAAGAACGATAGAAATGATTGATATAAATAGCAGGGCAGTTGAATTGTCAAAAGAGAATGCGGCTTCTAATGGGATCGCAAATGTGAAGATATACGAAAGTGATCGTTTTGACAAAGTTGCCTCCAATCAATTCGCGGCGATTCTTACGAACCCTCCCATTCGCGCAGGTAAAAGTGTAGTCCACGAAATTTTAGAAGAAGGCTATCGCAGTTTGGTAGCTGGTGGAGAATTATGGGTTGTCATTCAAAAAAAACAAGGGGCTCCATCCGCAATGGATAAAATGGAGCAATTATTTGGAAATGTTGAAGTGCCCGTTAAGAAAAAAGGTTACTATATACTATTATCCAAAAAGGTTTGACTCTAAATTTTCGCTATGTTAGTATTATAAAATGCATATATATAATTCCGTAACTATGCAATTTTTATACCATTGATGTATAATCAATGGATAATATGGAAAAAATATATAAATAATAGTTCGTTTTATGAGAAATAGTGGTTTTTAAAATAAAAACCATTTTCTTTTTGTCTATGGAAATGATTCCTTTTCCGAGGCAAATGGATCCTTATAACGCTTGATTTAAGGGGTGAATCAGTTGACAGGTCAACTTGTTCAGTATGGACGACACCGCCAACGTAGAAGTTATGCAAGAATCAGTGAGGTTTTGGATCTTCCGAATCTGATTGAAATTCAAACAGCTTCTTATCAATGGTTTCTAGATGTAGGTTTAAAGGAAATGTTCCAGGATATTTCTCCTATTGAGGATTTTACAGGTAATTTATCGTTAGAATTCATCGATTACAGCTTAGCTGAGCCGAAGTATTCTGTGGAAGAAACAAAAGAACGCGATGTTACGTATTCTGCACCACTTCGTGTGAAAGTGCGCCTTGTTAACAAAGAAACAGGGGAAGTGAAAGACCAGGATGTATTTATGGGCGACTTCCCGCTGATGACTGAAACAGGTACATTTGTCATCAATGGTGCTGAACGGGTAATTGTATCCCAATTAGTGCGCTCACCGAGTGTTTACTACAATGGAAAAATGGATAAAAACGGTAAGCTTGGATTCTCTGCGACCGTTATTCCTAACCGTGGAGCATGGCTCGAATATGAAACAGACGCCAAGGATGTTGTGTATGTTCGGATCGACCGCACCAGGAAATTACCGATTACGGTATTGATGCGTGCCCTTGGATTCGGAACAGATCAAGAAATCATCGATTTAATCGGAGACAACGAATACCTTCGCAACACTCTTGAAAAGGATAACACCGAGAGTGTAGAAAAAGCATTACTAGAAATCTATGAGCGTCTACGCCCAGGTGAACCGCCTACTGTCGAAAACGCGAAAAGTCTTTTAGTATCCCGCTTTTTTGATCCGAAACGTTATGATTTAGCTAATGTAGGCCGTTATAAAATTAATAAAAAACTGCATATCAAGAACCGTTTATTCGGACAACGTATTGCAGAGACTTTGATTGATCCTGAAACAGGTGAAATCATCGTTGAAAAAGGGACAATGCTTGATCGTCGGACTCTTGATAGGATCCTGCCTCATATCGAAGGTGGAATCGGATTCAAAACATTCCATCCATCAGGCGGTGTAGTAGAGGAAGAAACTCTTCTTCAACCTATTAAAGTGTTTGCGCCAAACGATGCTGAAGGCGAAAAAGTGATCAATATCATCGGTAATGCCTATGTGACCGACCAGGTCAAAAACATTACACCGGCTGATATCATTTCTTCCATCAGTTATTTCTTTAATTTATTGCATGGTGTGGGAATCACGGATGACATTGACCATTTAGGTAACCGTCGTCTGCGTTCCGTTGGTGAATTGCTGCAAAACCAATTCAGAATTGGTTTATCCCGTATGGAGCGTGTTGTCCGTGAAAGAATGTCCATTCAGGATACGAATACAATCACTCCACAGCAACTAATCAACATTCGCCCGGTCATTGCATCCATTAAAGAGTTCTTTGGAAGCTCACAGCTTTCCCAATTCATGGATCAAACGAACCCGTTGGCTGAATTGACACATAAACGTCGTCTATCTGCATTGGGACCTGGTGGTCTGACACGTGAGCGTGCTGGCTTTGAAGTACGTGACGTTCATTATTCCCACTATGGCCGCATGTGTCCGATCGAAACGCCTGAGGGACCGAATATTGGTTTGATTAACTCATTATCCAGTTTCGCAAAGGTTAACCCATATGGCTTCATTGAAACACCATACCGCCGTGTGGACCCTGAAACAGGTAAAATCACAAGCCAAATTGACTACTTAACAGCTGATGAGGAAGATAATTATGTAGTTGCCCAAGCGAATGTACGACTGTCAGATGACGGCTCATTCCTTGATAATGATGTTGTTGCACGTTTCCGCGGTGAAAATACCGTTGTTCCGCGTGACCGCGTAGATTACATGGATGTATCTCCTAAACAGGTTGTATCTGCTGCGACAGCATGTATTCCTTTCTTGGAAAATGATGACTCCAACCGTGCCCTTATGGGAGCGAACATGCAACGTCAAGCAGTTCCTTTGCTGCAACCGGAAGCCCCTCGAGTAGGAACGGGTATGGAGTATGTTTCAGCGAAAGACTCCGGTGCTGCTGTAATCTGTAAACACCCTGGTATCGTAGAGCACGTTGAATCACGTGAAGTATGGGTACGTAGGGTAAGTGAGGTTGACGGACAGCAAGTAAAAGGAAACCTTGATAAATACCGTCTATTAAAATTCATTCGTTCCAACCAAGGAACGTGCTATAATCAACGCCCTATCGTAAGTGTTGGCGACAACGTTGTAAAAGGTGAAATTCTTGCTGATGGTCCTTCAATGGAAAAAGGTGAGTTGGCACTTGGACGTAACGTATTGGTTGCCTTCATGACATGGGATGGATATAACTATGAAGATGCCATCATCATGAGTGAAAGATTGGTTAAAGATGATGTGTACACTTCCATTCATATTGAAGAATATGAATCTGAATCACGCGATACAAAATTAGGACCTGAAGAAATCACACGTGATATCCCTAACGTAGGGGAAGATGCGCTTCGTAATCTTGATGAGCGCGGAATAATCCGTGTGGGTGCTGAAGTGAAAGACGGAGACCTTCTCGTTGGTAAAGTCACGCCTAAAGGTGTAACGGAACTGACTGCTGAGGAACGTCTATTACATGCAATCTTCGGTGAAAAAGCACGTGAAGTAAGGGATACATCACTTCGTGTACCTCACGGCGGCGGCGGAATCGTTCTTGATGTTAAAGTATTTAACAGAGAAGACGGTGATGAACTGCCTCCTGGTGTAAACCAACTCGCACGTGTATATATCGTTCAAAAACGTAAAATCCATGAAGGCGATAAAATGGCTGGACGACATGGTAACAAAGGGGTAATCTCCAGGATTCTTCCTGAAGAAGATATGCCTTATTTACCAGACGGCACTCCAGTCGACATCATGTTAAACCCATTGGGTGTACCTTCACGTATGAATATCGGTCAGGTGTTGGAGCTTCACTTAGGTATGGCTGCACGCGCACTTGGCATTCATGTAGCATCTCCTGTATTCGATGGTGCTACTGAGGAAGATGTTTGGGGTACGATTGAAGAAGCCGGGATGTCCCGTGATGCAAAAACTGTCCTTTATGACGGCCGTTCAGGTGAAGCATTCGATAACCGTGTATCAGTCGGTGTCATGTATATGATCAAACTGGCACATATGGTCGATGATAAACTTCATGCACGTTCAACTGGACCTTACTCCCTTGTTACGCAGCAACCACTTGGTGGTAAAGCGCAATTTGGTGGACAGCGTTTCGGTGAGATGGAAGTATGGGCACTTGAAGCTTATGGTGCTGCTTATACATTACAAGAAATCCTAACCGTTAAATCAGATGATGTCGTAGGTCGTGTTAAAACGTACGAAGCGATCGTCAAAGGTGAAAATGTCCCTGAACCAGGCGTTCCTGAGTCCTTCAAAGTATTGATTAAGGAGCTTCAAAGTTTAGGATTGGATGTTAAAATTCTCAATGCCGAAGATCGTGAAATCGAAATGCGTGACTTGGAAGATGAAGATGAAGCCAACCAAGCAGACAAATTAAGCCTTGATTCAGAAACTAAAGATATGGTTGCTTCCGAAGTAGGGGCACCTGTCAAAGAATAAAATTAAATATAAACATATCTAGTTATATATTACCTGCTCTGACTGGCAGCGAGATGTTCGTTTGAAGATCATGCTGCCTTGTTAGAGCCTTATTGATTCAATCAACCATCATCCGGTGTAAGATTGCCTGATATTTGACGGCAATCAAGGGTTAAACCTGGAGATTAAAAGGGAGGTAGGCCCCTTGTTAGACGTTAATAATTTTGAGTATATGAAAATTGGTCTTGCTTCACCAGACAAGATTCGTTCTTGGTCCCATGGAGAAGTTAAAAAACCAGAAACAATCAACTATCGTACGTTAAAGCCAGAAAAAGACGGTTTATTCTGTGAGAGAATTTTTGGACCTCAAAAGGACTGGGAATGTCATTGCGGAAAATATAAACGTGTTCGTTATAAAGGCGTAGTCTGTGACCGTTGTGGCGTTGAAGTCACTCGTGCTAAGGTACGTCGTGAGCGTATGGGTCATATTGAGCTGGCAGCTCCAGTTTCACACATATGGTATTTTAAAGGAATTCCTAGCCGTATGGGACTTGTGCTTGACATGTCTCCACGGGCTTTGGAAG
The DNA window shown above is from Peribacillus sp. FSL P2-0133 and carries:
- the rplL gene encoding 50S ribosomal protein L7/L12, with protein sequence MTKDQIIEAVKNMTVLELNDLVKAIEEEFGVTAAAPVAVAAAGGAAAEEKTEFDVILTSAGDQKIKVIKAVREVTGLGLKEAKELVDNTPKAIKEAASKEEAEEIKAKLEEVGAGVEVK
- the rplA gene encoding 50S ribosomal protein L1, whose product is MAKKGKKYLEAAKLVEVSKAYAVTEAIEVAKKANFAKFDATVEVAFRLGVDPKKADQQIRGAVVLPNGTGKTQRVLVFAKGEKAKEAEAAGADYVGESDYINKIQQGWFEFDVIVATPDMMGEVGKLGRVLGPKGLMPNPKTGTVTFDVTKAVNEIKAGKVEYRVDKAGNIHAPIGKVSFEDAKLVENFTTIYDTLMKVKPAAAKGTYMKNVSVTTTMGPGVKVDPSTFNK
- the rpoB gene encoding DNA-directed RNA polymerase subunit beta, yielding MTGQLVQYGRHRQRRSYARISEVLDLPNLIEIQTASYQWFLDVGLKEMFQDISPIEDFTGNLSLEFIDYSLAEPKYSVEETKERDVTYSAPLRVKVRLVNKETGEVKDQDVFMGDFPLMTETGTFVINGAERVIVSQLVRSPSVYYNGKMDKNGKLGFSATVIPNRGAWLEYETDAKDVVYVRIDRTRKLPITVLMRALGFGTDQEIIDLIGDNEYLRNTLEKDNTESVEKALLEIYERLRPGEPPTVENAKSLLVSRFFDPKRYDLANVGRYKINKKLHIKNRLFGQRIAETLIDPETGEIIVEKGTMLDRRTLDRILPHIEGGIGFKTFHPSGGVVEEETLLQPIKVFAPNDAEGEKVINIIGNAYVTDQVKNITPADIISSISYFFNLLHGVGITDDIDHLGNRRLRSVGELLQNQFRIGLSRMERVVRERMSIQDTNTITPQQLINIRPVIASIKEFFGSSQLSQFMDQTNPLAELTHKRRLSALGPGGLTRERAGFEVRDVHYSHYGRMCPIETPEGPNIGLINSLSSFAKVNPYGFIETPYRRVDPETGKITSQIDYLTADEEDNYVVAQANVRLSDDGSFLDNDVVARFRGENTVVPRDRVDYMDVSPKQVVSAATACIPFLENDDSNRALMGANMQRQAVPLLQPEAPRVGTGMEYVSAKDSGAAVICKHPGIVEHVESREVWVRRVSEVDGQQVKGNLDKYRLLKFIRSNQGTCYNQRPIVSVGDNVVKGEILADGPSMEKGELALGRNVLVAFMTWDGYNYEDAIIMSERLVKDDVYTSIHIEEYESESRDTKLGPEEITRDIPNVGEDALRNLDERGIIRVGAEVKDGDLLVGKVTPKGVTELTAEERLLHAIFGEKAREVRDTSLRVPHGGGGIVLDVKVFNREDGDELPPGVNQLARVYIVQKRKIHEGDKMAGRHGNKGVISRILPEEDMPYLPDGTPVDIMLNPLGVPSRMNIGQVLELHLGMAARALGIHVASPVFDGATEEDVWGTIEEAGMSRDAKTVLYDGRSGEAFDNRVSVGVMYMIKLAHMVDDKLHARSTGPYSLVTQQPLGGKAQFGGQRFGEMEVWALEAYGAAYTLQEILTVKSDDVVGRVKTYEAIVKGENVPEPGVPESFKVLIKELQSLGLDVKILNAEDREIEMRDLEDEDEANQADKLSLDSETKDMVASEVGAPVKE
- the rplJ gene encoding 50S ribosomal protein L10 gives rise to the protein MNAIIEQKQKIVAEISDKLTSSQSTVVVDYRGLTVAEVTELRKQLREAGVEFKVYKNSMTRRAAESAELSALNESLTGPNAIAFSTEDVIAPAKILNDFAKKHEALEIKAGVIEGNVATAEEIKALAELPSREGLLSMLLSVLQAPMRGLALATKAVAEQKEEQGA
- a CDS encoding class I SAM-dependent methyltransferase, with product MTEHYYSHKPDVVSNPKFWDFTLKGRTFRFKSDNGVFSKKEVDFGSRLLVESFNLDEAVKGDILDVGCGYGPIGISIAAAYPERTIEMIDINSRAVELSKENAASNGIANVKIYESDRFDKVASNQFAAILTNPPIRAGKSVVHEILEEGYRSLVAGGELWVVIQKKQGAPSAMDKMEQLFGNVEVPVKKKGYYILLSKKV
- the rplK gene encoding 50S ribosomal protein L11; the encoded protein is MAKKVIKMVKLQIPAGKANPAPPVGPALGQAGVNIMGFCKEFNARTADQAGLIIPVEITVFEDRSFTFITKTPPAAVLLKKVAGIESGSGEPNRNKVATVKRDQVREIAETKMPDLNAASVEAAMRMVEGTARSMGIVIED